From the Ruania alkalisoli genome, one window contains:
- a CDS encoding FtsW/RodA/SpoVE family cell cycle protein, with amino-acid sequence MTSYYLIGGATLLLLALGLIMVLSASSIPSLHDGDSITGGFRNQAIYAAVAVVGAVIITRLPVRWIRLLAWPAMLGTLALQALLFTPFAVAAGGNAAWVYFAPGVGLQPSEFGKFGLAIWLGAVLATKGRLLQHWGHVLFPAVLVAGMFLGTVIYSHDVGTGLILIMLVAGALWVAGVPISKFVVAGSAVVAGLAFLVISSGNRTRRVMQFLGMGGDDDPLGASMQPLRALEGLGTGGISGVGLGASREKWLWLPAAEDDYIFAIIGEELGLLGCLLVLALFAALAVGFSRVIRRHRDPFVKITTAAIGCWILGQAMVNIAVVIGLLPVIGVPLPLLSKGGSALVTTIAALAVVLAFARDEPGAKEAMAARRGSMRRSLAVIAAGGSGRG; translated from the coding sequence GTGACCAGCTACTACCTGATCGGTGGCGCGACGCTCCTGCTGCTGGCTCTCGGCCTCATCATGGTGCTCTCGGCGTCCTCGATCCCCTCCCTGCACGATGGTGACTCCATCACCGGTGGCTTCCGTAATCAGGCGATCTACGCCGCAGTCGCGGTGGTCGGTGCCGTGATCATCACCCGGCTCCCAGTGCGGTGGATCCGCCTGCTCGCGTGGCCGGCGATGCTCGGCACCCTGGCGCTGCAGGCCCTACTCTTCACACCGTTCGCTGTGGCCGCCGGAGGCAACGCTGCGTGGGTGTACTTCGCTCCTGGCGTGGGGCTCCAACCCTCGGAGTTCGGCAAGTTCGGCCTCGCGATCTGGTTGGGTGCGGTCCTGGCGACCAAAGGGCGGCTCTTGCAGCACTGGGGGCACGTGCTCTTCCCAGCGGTGCTGGTCGCCGGCATGTTCCTCGGTACCGTGATCTACAGCCATGATGTGGGTACGGGCCTGATCCTGATCATGCTCGTCGCCGGCGCCCTCTGGGTCGCAGGTGTACCCATCTCGAAGTTCGTGGTAGCGGGATCGGCCGTGGTGGCGGGCTTGGCGTTCCTCGTCATCTCCTCCGGCAACCGCACGAGGCGTGTGATGCAGTTCCTCGGCATGGGCGGTGACGACGACCCGCTGGGCGCGAGCATGCAGCCCCTACGCGCCCTCGAGGGCCTGGGCACCGGTGGAATCTCCGGCGTGGGCCTGGGGGCATCACGCGAGAAGTGGCTCTGGCTGCCGGCAGCCGAGGACGATTACATCTTCGCCATCATCGGTGAGGAGCTCGGCCTGCTGGGGTGCCTGCTGGTGCTCGCGCTCTTCGCGGCCCTCGCCGTGGGTTTCTCTCGCGTGATCCGGCGCCATCGGGACCCGTTCGTGAAGATCACCACGGCCGCTATCGGGTGCTGGATCCTCGGGCAGGCGATGGTGAACATCGCTGTGGTCATTGGTCTGCTCCCGGTGATCGGTGTACCGCTGCCGCTGCTGTCCAAGGGAGGGTCGGCGCTGGTGACGACGATCGCGGCGCTGGCCGTGGTGCTGGCCTTCGCGCGCGACGAGCCCGGCGCGAAGGAGGCGATGGCCGCCCGCCGCGGCTCGATGCGACGTTCCCTGGCCGTGATCGCAGCCGGGGGCAGCGGGCGTGGCTGA
- the murG gene encoding undecaprenyldiphospho-muramoylpentapeptide beta-N-acetylglucosaminyltransferase yields the protein MADHIVLAGGGSAGHVNPLLATAAELQAREPGVALTVLGTAEGLEADLVPAAGLELTVIEKVPMPRRPNLDALRFPRRWRRAIRTARDAVGGARAVVGFGGYVATPAYLAARRLGVPIVIHEQNALPGLANRLGARWAEAVGVTFAGTPLPKARWVGLPLRRPIADLVAARATDAWGRARDGARACGLDPDRRTVLVTGGSLGALRLNEQIPTIAAELVAAGAQVLHATGRGKLEPVLAARSAMPPDVAAHYHAVEYLTEMHEALACADLMIGRAGAGTVSELAALGIAAVYVPLPVGNGEQRRNATGVVEAGGGLLVEDQELTTDWLRERVLPLIADSERLRAMGQAASSAGVRDGAARLADLVREAAEGRRTR from the coding sequence GTGGCTGATCACATCGTGCTGGCCGGCGGCGGATCGGCCGGCCATGTCAACCCGCTGCTGGCTACCGCCGCCGAACTGCAGGCTCGTGAACCCGGCGTGGCTCTGACTGTGCTCGGTACGGCCGAAGGGCTGGAGGCGGACCTGGTTCCGGCCGCCGGTCTCGAGCTGACAGTGATCGAGAAAGTGCCGATGCCCCGGCGGCCCAACCTCGACGCGCTCCGGTTCCCCAGACGATGGCGACGGGCGATACGGACGGCGAGGGACGCCGTCGGCGGGGCCCGTGCGGTGGTGGGCTTCGGCGGCTACGTGGCCACCCCGGCCTACCTGGCGGCTCGTCGGCTGGGCGTACCGATCGTGATCCATGAGCAGAATGCGCTCCCAGGCCTCGCGAACCGTCTCGGAGCGAGGTGGGCTGAGGCCGTGGGGGTGACCTTCGCCGGTACCCCACTGCCGAAGGCGCGCTGGGTGGGTCTGCCGCTGCGGCGCCCGATCGCGGATCTGGTGGCCGCGCGTGCGACCGACGCGTGGGGACGGGCCAGGGACGGTGCACGCGCATGTGGACTCGACCCTGATCGTAGGACCGTCCTAGTGACAGGCGGCTCACTCGGGGCCCTGCGGTTGAACGAGCAGATCCCGACGATCGCAGCTGAGCTCGTGGCCGCCGGTGCGCAAGTGCTGCACGCGACCGGCCGTGGCAAGCTCGAGCCGGTGCTCGCTGCACGCTCGGCGATGCCCCCGGACGTCGCAGCTCACTACCACGCCGTGGAGTACCTCACCGAGATGCACGAGGCATTGGCGTGTGCCGATCTGATGATCGGCCGTGCCGGGGCCGGGACGGTCAGTGAGCTCGCCGCGCTCGGGATCGCTGCTGTGTACGTGCCGTTGCCGGTCGGAAACGGCGAGCAACGCCGCAACGCCACCGGCGTCGTCGAGGCCGGCGGGGGACTGCTGGTCGAGGACCAGGAACTCACCACCGACTGGCTGCGGGAGCGCGTCCTGCCGTTGATCGCCGACAGTGAGCGATTGCGAGCGATGGGTCAGGCGGCCTCGTCCGCCGGTGTCCGTGACGGCGCTGCGCGCTTGGCCGACCTGGTCCGTGAGGCGGCGGAGGGAAGGAGGACGCGATGA
- the murC gene encoding UDP-N-acetylmuramate--L-alanine ligase, whose translation MKVHLIAIGGAGMSVIAELLLAGGAQVSGSDRQDSAVLRRLAELGATVHVGHAAEHVLGADLVVVSSAIGSDNVELRAAREAGIEIVHRSVALAQASAGKDFVAVAGAHGKTTTSAMLAVALRDAGGDPSFAIGGAVLALGSGARAGQGQVFVAEADESDGSFLNYTPRVAIVTNIEPDHLDHYGTPAAFEAAFDDFARRVVPGGLVITCADDQGAARLADRVRASGTRVRTYGSHPAADVRLDRIALEPSSASARLLAPEGEVGLRLAVPGEHNLRNAAAAWSAGVELGVDAETMAVGLGTFTGTARRFEDRGTVAGVRVVDDYAHNPTKVAAAVRTGRGAVGAGRLLVLFQPHLFSRTQTFAAEFADALAGADEVILTAIYPAREEPRPGVTSALITDRLPGARYVPDHRQAAHTVADLAQEGDLVMTIGAGDVTVLGEVVLDRLRERG comes from the coding sequence ATGAAGGTCCATCTCATCGCGATCGGTGGTGCCGGTATGTCGGTGATCGCCGAGCTCCTGCTCGCAGGCGGGGCCCAGGTCTCGGGATCGGACCGGCAGGACTCGGCCGTGCTGCGACGCCTGGCGGAACTCGGTGCGACGGTCCATGTGGGCCACGCCGCCGAGCACGTGCTGGGTGCCGATCTGGTGGTCGTCTCGTCGGCGATCGGCTCCGACAACGTCGAGCTACGCGCCGCACGAGAGGCCGGGATCGAGATCGTGCACCGGTCGGTCGCCCTCGCGCAGGCCTCCGCCGGGAAGGACTTCGTGGCCGTCGCCGGGGCCCACGGCAAGACCACGACCTCGGCGATGCTGGCGGTCGCGTTGCGGGACGCGGGAGGCGATCCCTCGTTCGCGATCGGCGGAGCGGTGCTTGCGCTGGGCTCCGGAGCCCGTGCCGGGCAGGGCCAGGTCTTCGTGGCCGAGGCGGACGAGTCCGACGGGTCCTTCCTCAACTACACCCCACGGGTCGCGATCGTGACGAACATCGAACCCGACCATCTCGACCACTATGGCACTCCCGCAGCGTTCGAGGCCGCTTTCGACGACTTCGCCCGGCGCGTGGTGCCCGGCGGACTGGTGATCACCTGTGCCGACGACCAGGGCGCCGCACGGTTAGCCGACCGGGTGCGGGCCAGTGGAACGCGTGTGCGCACCTACGGCTCGCACCCTGCGGCCGACGTGCGGCTGGACCGCATTGCTCTCGAACCGTCGTCGGCGAGCGCGCGGCTGCTGGCGCCGGAGGGTGAGGTCGGGCTCAGACTCGCGGTCCCGGGTGAGCACAACCTGCGCAACGCCGCGGCGGCGTGGAGCGCCGGGGTCGAGTTGGGCGTGGACGCCGAGACGATGGCGGTGGGACTCGGCACGTTCACCGGCACTGCCCGGCGGTTCGAAGACCGGGGCACGGTCGCGGGTGTGCGGGTGGTCGACGACTACGCCCACAACCCGACGAAGGTGGCAGCGGCCGTTCGGACCGGACGAGGGGCGGTCGGTGCAGGTCGCCTGCTCGTCCTCTTCCAGCCCCATCTGTTCTCACGCACCCAGACCTTCGCAGCGGAGTTCGCCGATGCTCTGGCGGGCGCAGACGAGGTCATCCTCACGGCGATCTATCCCGCGCGGGAGGAACCGCGGCCCGGAGTGACCTCGGCGCTCATCACCGACCGGTTGCCTGGGGCCCGGTACGTGCCCGACCATCGCCAGGCCGCGCACACGGTCGCCGACCTCGCCCAGGAGGGTGACCTCGTGATGACCATCGGTGCCGGCGACGTGACCGTCCTCGGCGAGGTGGTCCTCGACCGGCTCCGGGAGCGCGGATGA
- a CDS encoding cell division protein FtsQ/DivIB, with translation MGQLAERLRERRAVVRRLRWRMVLAVVGSVLTVGVLGWVVLASPVLTVHPEDVQVSGTSSFVSEEEVLELAQVAHGEPLARVDTGALAEQITALTAVRDVQVRRAWPNGLTIAIEPRVPVAVVADGDRYAVLDADAVVVARRDEPVEGLAAVTVPLGEEAAADSLDAVLTVLAALPGELRTDVISAGAQTPYQVVLTLAGGAEVMWGSAAENDLKVEVLRTLLQVEAGRYDVSAPRSPITSG, from the coding sequence GTGGGCCAGCTGGCGGAGCGGCTTCGCGAGCGCCGGGCGGTGGTGCGCCGGCTGCGGTGGCGGATGGTGCTCGCGGTGGTGGGTTCGGTGCTGACTGTGGGGGTGCTCGGCTGGGTCGTGCTCGCCTCACCGGTGCTGACCGTTCACCCGGAGGACGTGCAGGTGAGCGGGACCTCGTCGTTCGTGTCGGAGGAAGAGGTACTCGAGCTGGCACAGGTCGCGCATGGTGAGCCCCTCGCCCGCGTGGATACCGGGGCGCTCGCGGAGCAGATCACCGCTCTGACTGCCGTCCGGGATGTTCAGGTGCGGCGCGCGTGGCCCAACGGCCTGACCATCGCGATCGAGCCGCGCGTACCCGTCGCCGTGGTCGCTGACGGTGACCGATACGCCGTGCTGGACGCCGACGCCGTCGTGGTGGCGCGCCGCGACGAACCGGTCGAAGGCCTCGCCGCGGTCACCGTCCCACTGGGGGAGGAGGCGGCGGCCGACTCCCTCGACGCTGTCTTGACGGTCCTGGCGGCACTTCCGGGCGAGTTGCGTACGGATGTGATCAGCGCCGGTGCCCAGACGCCGTACCAGGTGGTGCTCACGCTGGCCGGCGGTGCGGAGGTGATGTGGGGCAGTGCGGCGGAGAACGACCTCAAGGTCGAGGTGCTACGCACGTTGCTTCAGGTGGAGGCCGGCCGGTACGACGTTTCCGCGCCCCGTTCACCGATCACCTCCGGATGA
- the ftsZ gene encoding cell division protein FtsZ, whose amino-acid sequence MAAPQNYLAVIKVVGIGGGGVNAVNRMIEVGLKGVEFIAVNTDAQALLMSDADVKLDVGRELTRGLGAGADPEVGKKAAEDHTEEIEEVLRGADMVFVTAGEGGGTGTGGAPVVAKIARSLGALTIGVVTRPFTFEGRRRGVQADSGIESLRSEVDTLIVIPNDRLLSISDRNVSVLDAFKSADQVLLSGVQGITDLITTPGLINLDFADVKSVMQGAGTALMGIGSARGEDRAVQASELAISSPLLEASIDGAHGVLLSIQGGSDLGLFEIHEAARLVQEAAHPEANIIFGAVIDDALGDEVRVTVIAAGFDSGAPGRAGVAPAARAAAAPAAAPANEVREAPAVPARAEEPEDEAETTPVVPAPAPERAAEPQPVANPLEVPRVFDEDSRRRDDDLDVPDFLK is encoded by the coding sequence GTGGCGGCACCGCAGAACTATTTGGCGGTCATCAAGGTGGTCGGGATCGGTGGCGGCGGCGTCAACGCCGTCAACCGCATGATCGAGGTCGGGTTGAAGGGCGTGGAGTTCATCGCCGTCAACACGGACGCCCAGGCCTTGCTGATGAGCGACGCCGACGTCAAGCTCGACGTCGGACGAGAACTGACCCGCGGATTGGGCGCTGGCGCCGATCCTGAGGTCGGCAAGAAGGCGGCCGAAGACCACACCGAGGAGATCGAAGAGGTCCTGCGCGGCGCCGACATGGTGTTCGTCACCGCCGGCGAGGGGGGCGGGACCGGCACCGGTGGTGCGCCGGTCGTTGCCAAGATCGCCCGGTCGCTCGGCGCTCTGACGATCGGGGTGGTCACACGCCCGTTCACCTTCGAGGGGCGCCGTCGGGGGGTTCAGGCCGATTCCGGGATCGAATCCCTCCGCTCGGAGGTCGACACCCTCATCGTCATCCCGAACGATCGTCTGCTCTCGATCAGTGACCGGAACGTCTCCGTGCTGGATGCGTTCAAGTCGGCCGACCAGGTGCTGCTCTCCGGTGTGCAGGGCATCACCGACCTGATCACCACCCCGGGTCTGATCAACCTCGACTTCGCCGACGTCAAATCCGTGATGCAGGGTGCCGGGACCGCGTTGATGGGCATCGGCTCGGCCCGCGGTGAGGACCGTGCCGTCCAAGCTTCGGAACTGGCGATCTCGTCGCCGCTGCTGGAGGCGAGCATTGACGGCGCCCATGGGGTGCTCCTCTCGATCCAGGGTGGCAGCGACCTGGGTCTGTTCGAGATCCATGAGGCGGCCCGCCTGGTGCAGGAGGCCGCTCACCCGGAAGCCAACATCATCTTCGGGGCGGTCATCGACGACGCGCTCGGAGACGAGGTGCGGGTGACGGTGATCGCTGCCGGATTCGACAGCGGTGCTCCCGGCCGGGCCGGTGTGGCACCCGCCGCACGTGCCGCTGCCGCACCTGCGGCCGCGCCGGCCAACGAGGTGCGTGAGGCGCCGGCTGTCCCCGCCCGGGCGGAGGAGCCCGAGGACGAGGCGGAGACGACTCCTGTCGTCCCGGCCCCCGCCCCCGAGCGAGCCGCCGAACCGCAGCCTGTGGCGAACCCGCTCGAGGTGCCGCGCGTCTTCGACGAGGACTCCCGCCGACGAGATGACGACCTCGACGTGCCTGACTTCCTCAAGTGA
- a CDS encoding polyphenol oxidase family protein → MTTSTCLTSSSEVLTADLGPGVWAAFTTRAGGRSSAPYDTFNLGAAVGDDPVAVEANRQLLSDRAGAPVVFLTQVHACDVVLDPRPGQPVGEESVADAVVLTDPCAAAAVLVADCLPVLLAGVNDRGVPGAVAAVHAGRRGVLAGIVGQAVARMRGAGFEVRRAAVGPAICGRCYEVPEQMQRECLDLLPSLAARTWQGSPALDLRAGVQTQLRAAGVTEVDDHAVCTREDPRFYSYRRDGQTGRFAGVVRLERHAEALGAGGP, encoded by the coding sequence ATGACGACCTCGACGTGCCTGACTTCCTCAAGTGAGGTGCTGACCGCCGATCTGGGCCCCGGCGTGTGGGCTGCGTTCACCACCCGGGCCGGCGGTCGCAGCAGCGCCCCCTACGACACGTTCAACCTGGGTGCGGCGGTGGGAGACGATCCAGTAGCCGTCGAAGCGAACCGCCAGCTGCTGAGCGATCGTGCTGGGGCTCCTGTCGTCTTCCTGACCCAGGTCCACGCCTGCGACGTCGTGCTCGATCCGCGGCCCGGGCAGCCCGTGGGCGAGGAGTCTGTGGCCGACGCCGTCGTGCTGACCGATCCCTGCGCTGCGGCCGCAGTTCTCGTGGCCGACTGCCTCCCGGTGCTGCTGGCCGGTGTGAACGACCGAGGAGTGCCGGGGGCGGTGGCTGCGGTGCATGCTGGGCGCCGCGGGGTCCTTGCCGGGATCGTTGGGCAGGCAGTCGCGCGGATGCGCGGCGCCGGGTTCGAGGTGCGGCGTGCGGCAGTCGGGCCGGCCATCTGCGGGCGCTGCTACGAGGTTCCCGAGCAGATGCAGCGCGAGTGCCTCGATCTGCTCCCGTCACTGGCCGCGCGCACCTGGCAGGGGAGCCCGGCGCTGGACCTGCGTGCCGGAGTCCAGACTCAGTTGCGCGCGGCAGGAGTGACCGAGGTGGACGACCATGCCGTGTGCACACGCGAGGACCCGCGGTTCTACTCCTACCGGCGCGATGGCCAGACCGGGAGGTTCGCCGGCGTCGTGCGTCTCGAACGACACGCCGAGGCTCTTGGCGCTGGTGGGCCGTGA
- a CDS encoding cell division protein SepF, giving the protein MGALRKTMLYLGLSEAEAEREERYAEESYVDGYEQVDHDHEDDDYVGAVQEAQVTPISQAASHSGRNLRRITTVHPRTYTDAKSIGEAFRAGTPVIMNLTDMTDAEAKRLVDFSAGLIFGLHGSIERVTNKVFLLSPATVEVASERHEPETTTRFFNQS; this is encoded by the coding sequence ATGGGAGCGCTGCGCAAGACGATGCTGTACCTCGGCCTCTCCGAGGCTGAGGCCGAGCGTGAGGAACGATACGCCGAGGAGTCCTACGTCGACGGGTACGAGCAGGTCGACCACGACCACGAGGACGACGACTACGTCGGCGCGGTACAGGAGGCTCAGGTGACCCCGATCAGTCAGGCCGCCTCCCACAGCGGCCGCAACCTGCGTCGGATCACCACGGTGCATCCGCGCACCTACACGGATGCGAAGTCCATCGGTGAGGCGTTCCGCGCGGGGACTCCCGTGATCATGAACTTGACGGACATGACCGACGCCGAGGCCAAACGTCTCGTCGACTTCTCCGCCGGCCTGATCTTCGGCCTGCATGGAAGCATCGAGCGGGTCACCAACAAGGTGTTCCTGCTCTCACCGGCCACGGTCGAGGTCGCCAGCGAGCGTCACGAGCCCGAGACCACGACCCGATTCTTCAACCAGAGCTGA
- a CDS encoding YggT family protein: MGWLFGILYLLVLLFLVAMLVRMGFDWVSHFARDWKPRGLALIVAEIVYTPTDPPLRALRRLIPPLRIGGIALDVGFLILLFACWILLALLAGLASM, encoded by the coding sequence GTGGGCTGGCTCTTCGGGATCCTTTATCTCCTGGTCCTGCTCTTCCTGGTTGCCATGCTGGTCCGGATGGGCTTCGACTGGGTGAGCCACTTCGCCAGGGACTGGAAGCCGCGGGGCCTTGCCCTCATCGTCGCAGAGATCGTCTACACTCCGACCGACCCGCCGTTGCGCGCCCTGCGTCGCTTGATCCCGCCGCTGCGGATCGGTGGCATCGCGCTCGACGTCGGCTTTCTGATCCTGCTCTTCGCATGCTGGATCCTGCTTGCGCTCCTGGCAGGCCTGGCGTCAATGTGA
- a CDS encoding DivIVA domain-containing protein — MALLTADDVLNKKFQPTKFREGYDQDEVDDFLDEVVNTLRVVGGENEELKAKLEAAERRIAELSSGAPAPAEAAAEQTTQFSPVAAEEPAEQAAPAEQPAHDAPAEPAAPDAEAAAAEMAASGTEPESATGMLQLAQRLHDEYVNNGKAEAERLLSEARLEGERLTREADEQRNRTLSQLESERSLLERKIDELRVFERDYRTRLKSYLEGLLSDVEGRGSIAAQYSGDESESRRP, encoded by the coding sequence ATGGCTCTGCTCACGGCAGACGACGTCCTCAACAAGAAGTTCCAACCCACCAAGTTCCGTGAGGGGTACGACCAGGACGAGGTGGACGACTTCCTCGACGAGGTCGTCAACACCCTCCGGGTCGTGGGTGGCGAGAACGAGGAGTTGAAGGCCAAGCTCGAGGCTGCCGAGCGGCGTATCGCCGAGTTGTCGAGCGGCGCTCCGGCTCCGGCCGAGGCCGCTGCCGAGCAGACCACGCAGTTCTCTCCGGTGGCCGCCGAGGAGCCCGCCGAGCAGGCCGCACCGGCTGAACAGCCCGCGCATGACGCACCGGCGGAGCCGGCAGCGCCCGATGCCGAGGCAGCCGCTGCCGAGATGGCTGCCAGTGGTACGGAACCGGAGTCGGCGACGGGCATGCTGCAACTCGCCCAGCGCCTGCACGATGAGTACGTCAACAACGGCAAGGCCGAGGCGGAGCGTCTGCTGTCCGAAGCCCGCCTGGAGGGTGAGCGACTCACCCGGGAGGCCGACGAGCAGCGCAACCGCACGCTCAGCCAGCTCGAGAGCGAGCGTTCGCTCCTGGAGCGCAAGATCGACGAGTTGCGCGTCTTCGAGCGCGACTACCGGACTCGTCTCAAGAGTTACCTGGAAGGCCTGCTGAGCGACGTCGAGGGTCGTGGCAGTATCGCCGCCCAGTACAGCGGCGACGAGAGCGAGTCGCGTCGCCCGTAG